A genomic segment from Nodularia sphaerocarpa UHCC 0038 encodes:
- the sat gene encoding sulfate adenylyltransferase: MSQHPDAIAPHGGQLVNRIATSEQKAEFLSKADFLPRVQLDARAVSDLEMIAIGGFSPLTGFMNQEDYTRVVKEMRLANGLAWSIPITLSVTEEVASPLQEGSLIRLDNANGEFIGVLHLAQKYIYDKAHEAINVYRTDDAKHPGVQVVYNQGSVNLAGDIWLLQRDPHSQFPTYQIDPAASRQMFREKGWKTIVGFQTRNPIHRAHEYIQKCAMETVDGLFLHPLVGATKEDDIPADVRMRCYEILLEHHYPQDRVILAINPAAMRYAGPREAIFHALVRKNYGCTHFIVGRDHAGVGDYYGTYDAQYIFEEFEPGELGIVPMKFEHAFYCTRSKQMATTKTSPSKPEERVHLSGTKVREMLRRGELPPPEFSRPEVAAELARAMQNQ, encoded by the coding sequence TTGAGTCAACATCCAGATGCCATTGCACCTCACGGTGGACAATTGGTGAACCGTATTGCTACATCAGAACAAAAGGCAGAATTTCTCTCAAAAGCCGACTTTTTGCCACGAGTGCAACTTGATGCGCGGGCGGTTTCTGATTTAGAGATGATTGCTATCGGCGGTTTTAGTCCACTCACGGGTTTTATGAACCAAGAAGACTACACCCGCGTAGTCAAAGAAATGCGGCTAGCGAATGGACTGGCGTGGTCAATACCCATTACACTGTCAGTAACAGAAGAAGTAGCTTCCCCACTCCAGGAAGGTAGCCTCATCCGTTTGGATAATGCCAATGGTGAGTTTATCGGAGTTTTGCACCTGGCGCAAAAGTATATCTACGATAAAGCCCACGAGGCGATTAATGTTTACCGCACTGATGACGCTAAACATCCAGGTGTGCAAGTAGTCTACAATCAGGGTTCTGTAAATCTTGCAGGTGACATTTGGTTATTACAACGCGATCCCCATTCCCAGTTTCCCACCTACCAAATCGATCCCGCAGCTTCACGCCAGATGTTTAGAGAAAAGGGTTGGAAAACTATCGTCGGTTTTCAAACTCGTAACCCCATCCATCGCGCCCACGAATATATCCAAAAGTGTGCTATGGAAACCGTTGATGGTTTATTTTTGCACCCGTTGGTAGGAGCGACAAAAGAAGATGATATTCCCGCCGATGTGCGGATGCGCTGCTATGAAATTTTGCTGGAACATCACTATCCCCAAGATAGAGTGATTTTAGCAATTAATCCGGCTGCCATGCGTTATGCTGGCCCAAGAGAGGCGATTTTCCATGCTTTAGTCCGGAAAAACTACGGTTGTACTCACTTTATTGTGGGACGGGATCATGCTGGTGTGGGTGATTATTACGGCACTTATGATGCTCAATACATCTTTGAGGAATTTGAGCCTGGTGAATTGGGGATTGTACCAATGAAGTTTGAACACGCTTTTTACTGCACACGCAGCAAACAAATGGCGACAACTAAAACTAGCCCCAGCAAGCCAGAAGAACGCGTTCACCTTTCAGGAACCAAAGTCAGAGAAATGCTGCGTCGGGGTGAATTACCACCACCAGAATTTTCCCGTCCGGAAGTGGCGGCTGAGTTGGCGCGGGCGATGCAAAATCAGTGA
- the mnmA gene encoding tRNA 2-thiouridine(34) synthase MnmA → MKKVVVGLSGGVDSSTAAAILHHQGYEVIGLTLWLMKGKGQCCSEGMIDAADICEQLGVPHEVVDIREVFQTQIVDFLVTGYSAGITPLPCSQCNKTVKFGPMVQYAREKLGCESIATGHYAQINYDEATGRYQLLRAVDRNKDQSYFLYDLSQDLLGATVFPLGKLEKTDTRRIAAEYGLTTANKPESQDLCLVESNGSMRAFLDKYLAPKPGDIVDVAGKILGQHDGVHHYTIGQRKGLGIAAAEPLYVIELDAVNNKVVVGDRTKVTQPECTVNQVNWVSIAEPSTPIRAEVQIRYRSHPTPVTVIPLENSRVRLVFDEPQVSITPGQAAVWYDGDKVLGGGVIEQFS, encoded by the coding sequence ATGAAAAAAGTCGTCGTTGGTCTTTCTGGTGGTGTTGACAGTTCCACCGCCGCAGCTATTCTGCATCATCAGGGCTATGAAGTCATTGGTTTGACCCTTTGGCTGATGAAAGGTAAGGGTCAATGTTGCTCTGAAGGAATGATCGACGCGGCTGATATCTGTGAACAGTTGGGGGTTCCCCATGAAGTTGTGGATATTCGTGAGGTCTTTCAAACCCAGATTGTCGATTTCCTGGTAACTGGTTACAGCGCTGGAATCACACCTCTGCCTTGTTCTCAGTGTAATAAAACGGTGAAGTTTGGGCCAATGGTGCAGTATGCTCGTGAAAAGTTAGGCTGTGAAAGCATTGCTACTGGTCACTATGCTCAAATTAACTATGACGAAGCTACTGGACGCTACCAGTTATTAAGGGCTGTTGACCGTAACAAAGACCAATCTTATTTTCTGTATGATTTGTCTCAAGATTTACTAGGCGCAACAGTATTTCCTCTAGGAAAGCTAGAAAAAACAGACACTCGCCGCATTGCCGCAGAATACGGGTTAACCACTGCAAATAAGCCAGAAAGTCAAGATTTGTGTTTAGTGGAAAGCAACGGTTCTATGCGGGCATTTCTGGATAAATATCTTGCGCCCAAACCAGGGGATATTGTGGATGTCGCTGGGAAAATTTTGGGTCAACATGATGGTGTCCATCATTACACCATTGGACAGCGTAAAGGTTTGGGAATTGCGGCTGCTGAACCTCTGTATGTGATTGAATTAGATGCAGTTAATAATAAAGTGGTAGTAGGCGATCGCACAAAGGTAACTCAACCTGAATGCACAGTCAATCAAGTAAATTGGGTTTCTATCGCTGAACCATCCACACCGATTCGGGCGGAAGTGCAAATTCGTTATCGTTCTCACCCCACACCAGTCACGGTGATTCCTCTGGAAAATTCCCGTGTGCGTTTGGTGTTTGATGAACCCCAAGTCAGCATCACCCCTGGACAAGCTGCTGTCTGGTACGACGGTGACAAAGTTTTGGGTGGCGGGGTTATTGAACAATTTAGTTAG
- a CDS encoding NAD(P)H-hydrate dehydratase has protein sequence MQDRQEQVSQVVVTARQMRDIEARIFAAGMPVAALMEKVAGLIALRVREVRGSRVGILVGPGHNGGDALVVARELHFRGYAVWLYSPFSKLKELTSQHLQYAQSLGIPYYHEVEQLPDCDFLIDGLFGFGLERLITEGIALAINRLNQWHKPILSIDVPSGIHTDTGEILGTAIRATHTFCLGLWKLAFLQDQALEYIGKAELIDFDIPLADVEAVLGDAPRIKRITPGTVKLTLPLPRPPVTHKYKEGHLLLICGSRRYAGGAVLTALGARASGVGMLSIAVPESLKPILVSHLPEALIIGCPETETGAIAHLQLPENTDLSFFSAIACGPGLTLDATPIIQEVISGESSLVLDADGLNILAYMGTIPTLQKRQAPTVLTPHTGEFQRLFPDIADPKHDRVKAVQEAAVQSGAVVLLKGARTAIANSQGAIWINPESTPALARGGSGDVLTGLIGGLLAQAATKKIPVEDIVATAAWWHSQAGILAAQERTELGVDAFTLTQYLMQVISNLGNI, from the coding sequence ATGCAAGATAGACAAGAACAAGTTTCACAAGTTGTAGTCACTGCTAGGCAAATGCGGGATATTGAAGCGCGCATCTTTGCAGCCGGAATGCCTGTGGCGGCTTTAATGGAAAAGGTGGCGGGATTAATTGCTCTTCGTGTTCGGGAGGTGAGGGGATCTCGTGTGGGGATTTTAGTCGGTCCTGGTCATAATGGTGGTGATGCTTTGGTTGTCGCCCGTGAATTGCACTTTCGCGGGTATGCAGTTTGGCTATATTCTCCTTTTTCTAAGTTGAAGGAGTTAACTTCGCAGCATTTACAATATGCTCAAAGTTTAGGGATTCCGTATTATCACGAAGTTGAGCAATTGCCTGATTGTGATTTTTTGATTGATGGGTTGTTTGGTTTTGGTTTAGAAAGATTAATTACTGAAGGTATCGCTTTGGCAATTAATCGCCTCAATCAATGGCATAAGCCGATTTTGAGTATTGATGTCCCTTCGGGTATTCACACTGATACAGGTGAAATATTAGGCACTGCTATTCGGGCGACTCACACGTTTTGCCTCGGTTTATGGAAGTTGGCTTTTTTGCAAGACCAAGCTTTAGAATATATCGGCAAAGCTGAATTAATTGATTTTGATATTCCTTTGGCTGATGTGGAAGCTGTTTTAGGAGATGCACCCAGAATTAAACGCATTACCCCAGGAACAGTAAAATTAACTTTACCTTTACCTCGTCCACCAGTGACGCACAAATATAAGGAAGGTCATTTACTGCTGATTTGTGGTTCCCGTCGCTATGCGGGTGGGGCAGTTTTAACGGCTTTGGGTGCGCGTGCTAGTGGTGTGGGTATGCTCTCAATTGCTGTGCCAGAGTCTTTGAAACCTATTTTAGTATCGCATTTGCCGGAGGCTTTAATTATAGGTTGTCCAGAAACGGAAACGGGAGCGATCGCACATCTGCAATTACCAGAAAATACTGATTTGAGTTTTTTTAGTGCGATCGCCTGTGGCCCTGGTTTAACATTAGATGCTACACCCATTATTCAAGAGGTAATTTCGGGCGAATCTTCCTTAGTTCTCGATGCTGATGGCTTGAATATCTTGGCATACATGGGAACCATCCCCACATTACAAAAGCGTCAAGCGCCAACAGTTCTCACACCCCACACAGGGGAGTTTCAGCGATTATTCCCCGATATTGCCGATCCGAAGCATGACAGGGTAAAAGCAGTCCAAGAAGCGGCTGTGCAAAGTGGGGCTGTAGTATTATTAAAAGGGGCAAGAACTGCGATCGCTAACTCCCAAGGTGCAATTTGGATTAATCCTGAAAGTACCCCAGCCTTGGCGCGTGGTGGTAGTGGCGACGTATTGACAGGTTTAATCGGTGGATTATTAGCACAAGCAGCCACTAAAAAAATCCCTGTAGAAGATATTGTAGCAACTGCGGCTTGGTGGCATTCCCAAGCTGGGATTTTAGCAGCCCAAGAACGCACAGAACTAGGTGTAGATGCCTTTACATTGACACAATATCTGATGCAAGTTATCAGCAATCTAGGCAATATCTAG
- a CDS encoding tetratricopeptide repeat protein, whose product MQQWIYSDNVRLIGVTAAGGYGKSALVAKLCEQLTDFPQQVWTSFSDAYPFAVWGRWLLDELGKPAPEKPEELLIAVCHCLQTERYLLVLDNLETLLQNEPQWQTYLQFLLRWFSSSSKSVILVTSREQPTLPNNTLNQSHWLPLSGLSPNAGVELLQALKIQGSQANLAEFVKKTDGHPLLLKLVAGWLKAEEGEEADISLLQADIFHILGSHQGNPEASIAKILDASLQRLEPSLQNWLQYLSVYRLAFDCSAAMEMSPGNFANETEVKSQLRQLAKRSLLQEKKQQGVWKFYFPPLIQTYLQKLSSPAAHQCAIAYYEKCRKPQLLITDKLDDVAEYLEIFHHHCELGEYIQAFSSIYYRENNHDNCDKFLRKNYYYPIRLTLYERLYHEWKQPENTDELNRYSDLLQVYGDVLQFLDRRESALERYEQALKFYRDIGARLGEANTLQAIGDVLQFLDRRDQALERYEQALKFYRDIGNRLGEAHTLQAIGDVLQFLKLSDEALEHYQQALIFYCDIGARLGEANTLKAIGDVLQFLDRRDQALECYEQALKFYRDIGDRLGEANTLKAIGDVLQFLKRSDEALERYEQALKFYRDIGDRLGEANTLRAIGDVLQFLDRRDQALERYEQALKFYRDIGARLGEANTLKAIGDVLQFLDRRDQALERYEQALKFYRDIGARLGEANTLRAIGDVLQFLDRRDQALERYEQALKFYRDIGARLGEANTLQAIGDVLQFLDRRDQALERYEQALKFYRDIGARLGEANILQEFGKLQPEPQSALKYLQSAQTLYTQIGNVYSQSRNLLLIADVQLKMADSDAAINSLNNAAALASTINYAPFQEYAQKRIAEINSQLSSPTRTASWKDRLKHFFEQRWLKFALCFLLGLIAFLLLRR is encoded by the coding sequence ATGCAGCAATGGATATATTCAGACAATGTGCGGCTTATCGGTGTAACGGCGGCGGGTGGTTATGGTAAGTCGGCATTAGTTGCGAAATTATGTGAACAATTAACAGATTTTCCGCAGCAAGTTTGGACAAGTTTTAGTGATGCGTATCCTTTTGCAGTCTGGGGACGTTGGTTGTTGGATGAGTTGGGAAAACCAGCGCCGGAAAAACCAGAAGAATTGTTAATTGCTGTTTGTCATTGTTTGCAAACGGAACGATACTTACTGGTACTAGATAACCTGGAAACCTTGCTGCAAAATGAACCGCAATGGCAGACTTATTTGCAGTTTTTGCTGCGTTGGTTTAGTTCTAGCAGTAAGAGTGTAATTTTGGTGACTAGCCGTGAACAACCAACCTTACCAAACAACACCCTCAACCAAAGTCATTGGCTACCACTGTCTGGACTTTCCCCAAATGCCGGAGTAGAGTTATTGCAAGCGCTGAAAATTCAAGGTTCACAGGCAAATTTAGCAGAATTTGTCAAGAAGACAGATGGACATCCTTTATTGCTGAAGCTGGTAGCTGGATGGCTGAAAGCTGAAGAGGGAGAAGAAGCGGATATTAGTCTTTTGCAAGCAGATATTTTTCATATATTAGGTTCGCATCAAGGTAATCCAGAGGCAAGTATTGCTAAAATTCTGGATGCGAGTCTTCAACGTTTAGAACCCAGTTTACAAAATTGGTTGCAGTATTTGAGTGTATATCGCCTGGCTTTTGACTGTTCAGCAGCAATGGAGATGTCTCCAGGTAACTTCGCCAACGAGACAGAAGTGAAATCACAGCTGCGACAACTAGCAAAACGTTCTTTATTACAAGAGAAGAAACAGCAAGGAGTGTGGAAGTTTTATTTTCCACCGTTAATTCAAACTTATTTACAAAAATTATCTTCACCGGCAGCGCATCAATGCGCTATCGCATACTACGAAAAATGTCGTAAACCGCAACTTTTAATTACAGATAAATTGGATGATGTAGCGGAATATCTAGAAATTTTTCATCATCACTGTGAACTGGGGGAATATATCCAGGCTTTTTCTAGCATCTATTACCGTGAAAATAATCACGATAATTGCGACAAATTTTTGAGAAAAAATTATTACTATCCAATTCGGTTGACATTGTATGAGCGTTTATATCACGAGTGGAAGCAACCGGAGAATACAGATGAATTAAACCGCTACAGTGATTTACTTCAAGTTTATGGCGATGTTTTGCAGTTTCTTGACCGACGTGAGTCAGCATTAGAACGCTACGAACAAGCTTTAAAATTCTACCGCGATATTGGCGCTCGCTTGGGTGAAGCTAATACTTTACAAGCCATTGGCGATGTTTTGCAGTTTCTAGACCGACGTGATCAAGCATTAGAACGCTACGAACAAGCTTTAAAATTCTACCGCGATATAGGCAATCGCTTGGGTGAAGCTCATACATTACAAGCCATTGGTGATGTTTTGCAGTTTCTCAAACTTAGTGACGAAGCATTAGAACACTACCAACAAGCTTTGATATTCTACTGCGACATTGGCGCTCGCTTGGGTGAAGCTAATACATTAAAAGCCATTGGCGATGTTTTGCAGTTTCTAGACCGACGTGATCAAGCATTAGAATGCTACGAACAAGCTTTAAAATTCTACCGCGATATTGGCGATCGCTTGGGTGAAGCTAATACATTAAAAGCCATTGGCGATGTTTTGCAGTTTCTCAAACGTAGTGACGAAGCACTAGAACGCTACGAACAAGCTTTAAAATTCTACCGCGATATTGGCGATCGCTTGGGTGAAGCTAATACATTAAGAGCCATTGGCGATGTTTTGCAGTTTCTAGACCGACGTGATCAAGCATTAGAACGCTACGAACAAGCTTTAAAATTCTATCGCGATATTGGCGCTCGCTTGGGTGAAGCTAATACATTAAAAGCCATTGGCGATGTTTTGCAGTTTCTAGACCGACGTGATCAAGCATTAGAACGCTACGAACAAGCTTTAAAATTCTACCGCGATATTGGCGCTCGCTTGGGTGAAGCTAATACATTAAGAGCCATTGGCGATGTTTTGCAGTTTCTAGACCGACGTGATCAAGCATTAGAACGCTACGAACAAGCTTTAAAATTCTACCGCGATATTGGCGCTCGCTTGGGTGAAGCTAATACTTTACAAGCCATTGGCGATGTTTTGCAGTTTCTAGACCGACGTGATCAAGCATTAGAACGCTACGAACAAGCTTTAAAATTCTACCGCGATATTGGCGCTCGCTTGGGTGAAGCAAACATTCTGCAAGAGTTTGGTAAATTACAACCAGAACCCCAGTCAGCACTAAAATATCTTCAGTCAGCACAAACCCTCTACACCCAAATTGGCAATGTTTACAGTCAAAGTCGTAATTTGCTGTTGATCGCCGATGTCCAGTTAAAAATGGCAGATTCCGATGCTGCAATTAATTCCTTAAATAATGCAGCTGCACTCGCCAGCACCATTAACTATGCACCATTTCAAGAATACGCCCAAAAGCGCATAGCCGAAATCAACTCTCAACTCTCCTCCCCTACACGAACTGCATCATGGAAAGATAGACTCAAGCATTTTTTTGAGCAACGTTGGCTCAAATTTGCGCTGTGTTTTTTGCTCGGCTTAATTGCTTTTCTGCTGCTACGCCGCTAA
- a CDS encoding tyrosine-type recombinase/integrase produces MITQRIKEANGRLEANNWGIRIEMIGRRLWLRGVFPPKPKSTNKKWHQQRISIAPANADGVKIAEAAAKAAAIRLAAKTFDWGDYLKPEPGPLVIGHWVLDFERDYWERREKNYKSLSTWNKDYWDVFKHLPMEEELTPGILQKLIFSTKPDTRTRRKYAISLGALARFACLENFDSRNFVGRYSSKSRIPRKLPTDKQIVDFHDSIESSKWRWVFGILATYGLRNHEVFFLDLEQLRAGNKVLTVLDGKTGPRRVWPFHPEWVEQFYLYSVKIPQIILDRSNSDIGSTVTQHFRRNAGLPFQVYDLRHAWAVRSLEYGIDISLAAQQMGHSLSVHSSLYHSYITARVHQQAFDNAIKKSDRPRPPKP; encoded by the coding sequence ATGATTACCCAGAGAATTAAGGAAGCGAACGGACGACTTGAGGCTAATAACTGGGGCATCCGTATCGAGATGATTGGGCGACGGCTTTGGCTTCGTGGTGTATTCCCTCCCAAGCCCAAATCGACCAACAAAAAATGGCATCAGCAAAGAATATCTATTGCCCCCGCCAATGCCGATGGAGTAAAAATTGCTGAAGCTGCTGCTAAGGCTGCGGCCATTCGACTCGCTGCGAAAACTTTCGATTGGGGCGACTACCTAAAGCCTGAACCGGGTCCATTGGTCATTGGTCATTGGGTATTAGACTTTGAGAGAGACTATTGGGAACGAAGGGAGAAGAACTACAAATCGCTCTCTACTTGGAATAAAGACTACTGGGATGTTTTCAAGCATCTCCCGATGGAGGAAGAGCTAACGCCCGGTATTTTGCAGAAGCTCATCTTCTCGACCAAACCAGACACCAGAACCCGGCGAAAGTACGCCATATCTCTCGGTGCATTAGCCCGGTTCGCCTGCCTGGAGAATTTCGACTCTCGCAACTTCGTAGGGAGGTATTCATCTAAAAGCCGAATCCCTCGCAAGCTTCCAACTGATAAGCAGATTGTCGATTTTCACGATTCCATAGAATCGAGTAAGTGGCGATGGGTTTTTGGAATTTTAGCTACTTACGGACTCAGGAATCACGAAGTATTTTTCCTGGACTTGGAACAATTGAGAGCCGGCAACAAAGTATTGACCGTATTGGACGGAAAAACAGGACCGAGAAGGGTGTGGCCATTCCACCCGGAATGGGTTGAGCAATTTTATCTTTATTCCGTCAAAATACCCCAGATAATTTTAGACCGGAGTAACAGCGACATTGGGAGCACTGTAACCCAGCACTTTCGCCGAAATGCCGGGTTACCATTCCAGGTCTACGATTTACGCCATGCCTGGGCTGTTAGGTCTTTGGAATATGGGATTGATATCAGCCTAGCAGCCCAGCAAATGGGACACAGCTTGAGCGTTCATTCGAGTCTGTATCATTCTTACATAACCGCGCGAGTGCATCAGCAGGCTTTTGATAATGCAATCAAGAAGAGCGATCGCCCTCGACCTCCCAAACCTTGA